Proteins encoded together in one Actinomycetes bacterium window:
- a CDS encoding DUF429 domain-containing protein, which produces MQVMGVDLAAADNNTALAVLERVDSRWRLCSLSSPVTDEQILAVISALPVGSRIGFDCPLGWPASFVDFIADHSTLAQRPVPAKADLLKRCTDRRVAELVAEQTNPPIRLTPLSVSSDRIAVPAWRMAHLERQLLAGAAPDRSGTGLIAEVYPAAALAMWQLPHRGYKGRDGRAVREKILAGITQRAGDLLGFGDYGEQLLASDHCLDALLSALVTVAIAVDQLAADSIPRGSNEQELAMTEGWIQLPAPDLTAVLG; this is translated from the coding sequence ATGCAGGTAATGGGCGTCGACTTGGCCGCGGCTGACAACAATACGGCGCTGGCAGTGCTGGAGCGGGTGGATAGTCGCTGGCGCCTCTGCAGCTTGAGCAGCCCGGTGACGGATGAACAGATCCTCGCTGTCATTAGCGCACTGCCAGTAGGCAGTCGAATCGGTTTCGATTGCCCCTTAGGTTGGCCCGCCTCGTTTGTTGATTTCATTGCCGACCACAGCACTTTGGCGCAGCGCCCGGTCCCGGCGAAAGCAGACTTGCTGAAACGTTGCACTGATCGACGCGTGGCGGAACTAGTAGCAGAGCAGACCAACCCCCCGATCCGGCTGACGCCGCTGAGTGTGTCCTCTGATCGGATTGCGGTGCCAGCCTGGCGAATGGCCCACTTGGAAAGGCAGTTGCTGGCTGGTGCAGCCCCTGATCGCTCCGGAACTGGTCTGATCGCAGAAGTGTATCCGGCTGCTGCGCTGGCAATGTGGCAGTTACCCCATCGGGGTTACAAAGGTCGGGATGGCCGAGCAGTACGGGAAAAAATCCTGGCTGGGATCACTCAACGGGCGGGCGACCTGCTGGGCTTCGGCGACTACGGTGAACAGTTGTTGGCCAGCGATCACTGTCTGGATGCGCTCCTCAGTGCGTTGGTCACCGTGGCGATTGCCGTGGATCAGTTGGCTGCCGACTCGATTCCACGCGGGAGTAATGAGCAAGAACTGGCGATGACCGAGGGGTGGATCCAGCTACCGGCTCCGGATCTAACTGCCGTATTGGGCTGA
- a CDS encoding alpha/beta hydrolase yields the protein MRPLSFAGATVASLLAPLSTMPSLVPRTAVIQGLLLALMAALGYAGGAGLGWLIRRLRRQPDWRARVITRRIGIVVALLWLVAWLWLGLYWQQELTQLVGIESPDLSWMLVTALVAVLLSLLLLLIGRGIRRLFLGLDRWLATKANPVVAHWITVAVVMLLLVPLVTGWALTGIVAAFNPLFQQMNAVGTDEPPPTSAVVSGGSDSAVTWENLGADGRQFVSNAPTPGQIADFSDAAAIPPIRVFVGFESAPTPQQRAELALAELQRFGAFDRDVLAVGTSTGTGTVDESAVQPLEYMYNGDTATVATQYSILPSFLSFLLDQQAAQDEAIALFRTVHDFWSTLPVDDRPQLVIFGESLGAFGATAPFSDLDQLTAEVDGALLAGPPNGTPFWSRYTNEREPNSPEIQPVYDDGRNLRWANTPTALDEPATTWSSPRIAYLQNASDPVVWWAPELLWSQPDWLTEPRGPGVLAQLSWWPLITFVGVSGDMIDSQSVPAGFGHVYGYTEAAGWARVLPPPRWTSPDTTALVERFGG from the coding sequence ATGCGCCCTTTGTCTTTTGCCGGAGCTACAGTCGCCAGTCTGCTTGCACCGCTGTCAACCATGCCGTCGCTTGTTCCTCGCACAGCCGTGATCCAGGGACTGTTGCTGGCACTAATGGCTGCGTTGGGCTACGCAGGTGGTGCCGGACTGGGCTGGCTGATCCGACGATTGAGACGACAACCCGACTGGCGAGCTCGCGTGATCACACGTCGGATCGGCATCGTCGTCGCGCTGCTATGGCTGGTGGCATGGTTGTGGTTGGGTCTTTATTGGCAACAGGAACTGACGCAACTCGTCGGCATCGAGTCACCTGACCTGTCCTGGATGTTGGTGACTGCGCTGGTTGCAGTATTGCTATCGCTGCTGTTGCTCCTGATCGGTCGTGGCATCCGTCGACTGTTCTTGGGATTAGACCGATGGCTGGCAACCAAGGCAAACCCCGTCGTGGCTCATTGGATCACTGTGGCAGTCGTGATGTTGCTGCTCGTCCCTCTTGTCACCGGATGGGCCCTGACCGGCATAGTCGCCGCATTCAACCCACTCTTCCAACAGATGAACGCGGTCGGTACTGATGAACCGCCACCGACCAGTGCTGTAGTTTCCGGTGGGTCTGACTCGGCGGTCACCTGGGAGAACCTGGGTGCCGATGGTCGGCAGTTCGTGAGCAACGCTCCCACCCCCGGTCAGATTGCAGACTTCAGTGACGCTGCTGCGATTCCGCCCATTCGCGTCTTCGTGGGATTTGAAAGCGCGCCAACCCCGCAACAACGTGCAGAGTTGGCGCTGGCTGAACTGCAGCGATTCGGCGCCTTTGATCGGGATGTACTGGCCGTCGGCACCAGCACCGGAACCGGAACTGTGGACGAGAGCGCCGTGCAGCCGTTGGAGTACATGTACAACGGCGACACCGCCACCGTCGCGACCCAGTACTCCATCCTGCCCAGCTTCTTGTCCTTCCTGCTGGATCAGCAAGCCGCACAAGACGAGGCGATAGCGCTATTCCGAACCGTCCATGACTTCTGGTCGACGTTGCCGGTCGACGATCGGCCGCAACTCGTGATCTTCGGTGAGAGCCTGGGGGCTTTTGGTGCCACCGCACCCTTTTCCGATCTGGATCAACTGACCGCCGAAGTGGATGGCGCGCTACTTGCTGGTCCACCCAACGGCACACCGTTTTGGAGCCGCTACACCAACGAACGAGAACCGAACTCTCCTGAGATTCAACCGGTCTACGACGACGGACGAAATCTGCGCTGGGCCAATACGCCCACCGCACTCGATGAACCTGCGACCACATGGTCTTCACCCCGAATCGCTTACTTGCAGAACGCTTCCGATCCGGTGGTGTGGTGGGCGCCGGAACTGCTGTGGTCGCAGCCGGACTGGTTGACCGAACCTCGCGGACCGGGCGTGCTAGCGCAGTTGTCGTGGTGGCCGCTGATCACCTTTGTCGGCGTCAGCGGCGACATGATCGACAGCCAAAGTGTTCCCGCGGGCTTCGGTCACGTCTACGGCTATACCGAAGCGGCCGGATGGGCTAGGGTCTTGCCACCACCAAGATGGACTTCGCCGGACACCACTGCTCTTGTCGAGCGCTTCGGCGGCTGA
- a CDS encoding response regulator encodes MTTPDDNDQLLRRRLDRERRARQAAEEIAEKTLRSLYLSNRNLNLLAQVAAVANQAHSTSDALREVLPILVHLGPWDVGVAFMLQHVEEGEGDPQLQAVYRVGNPDRLPNMGTAAHQTGKSKRAGIASLALADSLWISDLSKEELAVDGEELDEGSAAGFPLLTADGVMGSIVLLAPTASEPDDSYPDRAGMMGQQLGAVIDRENRAKDRESTQRRLAAQVEERTQDLLRARSRAHEAARSRESLQATLSHELLTPLHAIRNAVDSAPANKSSELESLCAIISDSTNRLTSRINDLMDLMDYTTGEVVAVEAEPARVLEPSLQEFSQLLATSQREIMLTTDVSAEQELLFDLSAVVAGFEASVALVLANTSGPVRVILSLSGGNLNISVTATEADRVSSHTLVSQIVSAAGGSVSESVSGGKYGVITRIPATPSTPPRQGTGNRALLVDDTDVARHLGSGIVRSLGFEVDTAADGLEALDMLNRSTEYALVLMDVGMPRLDGYETTRAIRAGQAGFVAAALPIIALTALTSDADRLRSQLAGMDDFISKPFTRADLADVVKRFVAQ; translated from the coding sequence ATGACCACGCCTGACGATAATGACCAACTGTTGCGGCGCCGCCTAGACAGAGAACGTCGAGCTCGGCAAGCGGCTGAAGAGATTGCCGAAAAAACGCTTCGCTCGCTATATCTTTCCAACCGCAACTTGAATCTGCTCGCTCAAGTCGCGGCCGTTGCCAACCAAGCCCACAGCACCTCCGATGCGCTGCGAGAGGTATTGCCAATTCTGGTGCATTTAGGACCCTGGGATGTCGGCGTGGCGTTCATGCTGCAGCACGTCGAGGAAGGGGAGGGTGATCCTCAGCTGCAGGCTGTCTATCGGGTGGGCAATCCGGACCGCCTCCCCAACATGGGAACTGCGGCGCACCAGACCGGCAAGAGCAAACGAGCGGGCATCGCCTCGCTAGCGCTGGCCGATTCGCTGTGGATATCAGATCTAAGCAAGGAGGAACTCGCCGTCGACGGGGAAGAACTGGACGAGGGATCAGCGGCTGGCTTTCCACTGCTCACTGCAGATGGCGTGATGGGCAGTATCGTCCTACTCGCACCCACGGCATCCGAACCAGATGACAGTTACCCGGATCGTGCCGGGATGATGGGCCAACAGTTGGGTGCCGTCATCGACCGGGAGAACCGAGCGAAAGACCGAGAGTCAACGCAACGTCGCTTAGCGGCCCAAGTCGAGGAACGTACCCAAGACTTGCTCCGAGCCCGAAGCCGAGCACATGAGGCAGCACGCTCCCGGGAGTCGCTGCAGGCTACCTTGAGTCACGAGTTGCTGACGCCGTTGCACGCCATCCGGAATGCCGTTGATTCCGCACCAGCTAACAAGAGCTCTGAACTGGAATCGCTCTGCGCAATCATCTCCGACTCAACAAATCGGCTGACATCCCGCATCAACGACCTGATGGACCTGATGGACTACACCACCGGAGAGGTGGTGGCAGTCGAAGCCGAACCAGCCCGAGTACTGGAACCTTCGCTGCAAGAGTTTTCGCAGCTGCTCGCGACCTCCCAACGCGAGATCATGTTGACGACAGATGTAAGCGCCGAACAGGAACTGCTCTTTGATCTATCCGCCGTGGTAGCCGGATTCGAGGCTTCGGTGGCCTTGGTGTTGGCTAACACCTCAGGACCCGTTCGGGTGATCCTGAGTTTGTCCGGCGGCAACCTCAACATCTCCGTCACCGCAACTGAAGCCGACCGAGTCAGTAGCCACACCTTGGTGTCACAGATCGTGTCCGCAGCGGGTGGATCTGTCAGCGAGTCCGTCAGTGGCGGCAAATACGGCGTCATTACTCGAATCCCAGCAACCCCGTCCACCCCGCCTCGTCAGGGAACGGGAAATCGGGCGCTCCTCGTCGATGACACCGATGTAGCCCGTCATCTGGGCAGCGGGATTGTTCGCTCGCTAGGATTTGAGGTGGACACCGCCGCCGACGGGCTGGAGGCGCTGGACATGCTAAACCGATCGACCGAATACGCACTCGTACTCATGGATGTCGGTATGCCGCGGCTCGATGGCTACGAAACTACTCGGGCAATCAGAGCTGGTCAGGCTGGCTTCGTAGCGGCCGCGCTTCCCATCATTGCCTTGACGGCGCTCACCAGTGACGCCGATCGACTGCGCAGTCAACTCGCCGGCATGGACGATTTCATTTCCAAGCCGTTCACTCGAGCTGATCTCGCCGACGTCGTCAAGAGATTCGTGGCTCAGTAG
- a CDS encoding heme NO-binding domain-containing protein, producing the protein MKGIIFNVVEHTVADEFGADVWDELLAAAELDGAYTALGDYSVDELSAIVTAASEKLDLPPADVVRFVGRRGFPWLMQRYPEMATGHTSARNFVLSLNEVIHPEVRKLYPGADVPVFQQHDSGTGALDIEYVSQRQLCFLAEGLTFGCADYFGETISISQPKCQHNGDSSCMLRIEWHDHA; encoded by the coding sequence GTGAAAGGGATCATCTTCAACGTCGTTGAACACACCGTCGCGGACGAGTTTGGTGCCGACGTCTGGGATGAACTACTCGCTGCCGCGGAACTGGACGGCGCCTATACCGCCCTCGGGGACTACTCGGTCGATGAGTTGAGTGCAATCGTGACAGCGGCCTCGGAAAAACTCGATTTACCCCCAGCGGATGTCGTCCGATTCGTCGGACGCCGCGGCTTTCCCTGGCTGATGCAGCGCTATCCGGAGATGGCTACCGGTCACACTTCGGCGCGGAATTTTGTCCTGTCACTGAACGAAGTCATCCACCCAGAAGTTCGCAAACTTTACCCGGGAGCGGATGTGCCAGTATTTCAGCAGCACGACAGTGGCACCGGTGCGCTGGACATCGAATACGTATCCCAACGACAACTCTGCTTCCTGGCTGAGGGACTGACGTTCGGCTGTGCTGACTACTTCGGTGAGACGATTTCCATCTCACAACCGAAATGTCAGCACAACGGCGATTCCAGTTGCATGCTCCGAATCGAGTGGCATGACCACGCCTGA
- a CDS encoding P-II family nitrogen regulator has product MKLITAIIRPFKLEDVKSALEQLGVNGMTVSECSGFGRQGGHVEVYRGAEYVVNLVPKVKLEVLAEDEDADDLVRALVQAARTEKIGDGKVWVTPVDTVVRVRTGERGDEAL; this is encoded by the coding sequence ATGAAACTGATTACGGCGATCATTCGACCGTTCAAGTTAGAGGACGTGAAGTCCGCCTTGGAACAACTCGGCGTTAACGGTATGACCGTGTCCGAGTGCAGCGGCTTTGGTCGGCAAGGCGGCCACGTCGAGGTCTATCGAGGCGCTGAATACGTCGTGAACCTCGTACCCAAGGTGAAACTCGAGGTTCTCGCTGAGGATGAAGATGCCGACGATCTCGTGCGCGCACTCGTGCAGGCCGCTCGCACTGAGAAGATCGGCGACGGCAAGGTCTGGGTGACCCCAGTCGACACCGTGGTACGAGTTCGTACCGGTGAGCGTGGCGACGAAGCGCTTTAG
- a CDS encoding ammonium transporter yields MEEINSGDTAWVLISAALVMLMTPGLAMFYGGMVRVKSVLNMMMMCFLALGLVSIIWVLYGYSLAFGPDSGGLIGNFDFVGMANTVGEVEGTIPTLAFVMFQMTFGIITCALLAGAVADRIRTIAWIAVIVLWTTFVYIPLAHWTWGGGWIGSQLGALDFAGGTVVEINSGFSALALAIVVGQRIGWRRDPMRPHNLPLVLLGAGMLWFGWFGFNAGSALSAGDLAATAMINTQVCTAAAALAWVLVEKIRDGKPTTLGIASGAISGAVAITPSCGFVNPMGALLIGLAAGAICAWAVGWKYKLGYDDSLDVLGVHGIGGLVGMIGIGLVATTAVNADGGNGLFAGGGFELLNKQLIASFATIAYVFIVTWLIAMVVDKVIGFRVDPDVEISGIDLDQHAESGYELTDTTSGAFAGVGQSGLSHYQQEHPDTPGAEEQQR; encoded by the coding sequence ATGGAGGAAATCAATTCGGGTGATACCGCCTGGGTTCTTATTAGTGCTGCACTCGTCATGCTGATGACACCAGGGCTGGCGATGTTCTACGGCGGCATGGTGCGCGTCAAGAGTGTGCTCAACATGATGATGATGTGCTTCTTGGCGCTGGGCTTGGTCAGCATCATTTGGGTGCTCTACGGGTACTCCTTGGCGTTTGGTCCCGATTCAGGGGGGCTGATCGGTAACTTCGACTTCGTCGGCATGGCCAACACCGTGGGCGAAGTAGAGGGCACCATCCCGACGCTCGCGTTTGTGATGTTCCAGATGACCTTCGGCATCATCACCTGCGCCTTGCTCGCTGGTGCGGTGGCTGATCGAATCCGCACCATTGCCTGGATCGCAGTGATCGTTTTGTGGACCACCTTCGTCTACATCCCGCTGGCCCATTGGACTTGGGGCGGCGGCTGGATCGGCAGTCAACTGGGGGCATTGGACTTCGCCGGGGGAACGGTCGTGGAGATCAACTCCGGTTTCTCCGCACTGGCGCTGGCCATTGTGGTCGGACAACGGATTGGCTGGCGTCGGGACCCGATGCGGCCACACAACCTGCCGTTGGTACTACTCGGTGCCGGCATGCTGTGGTTCGGCTGGTTCGGCTTCAACGCCGGTTCCGCGCTGTCGGCTGGTGACTTGGCCGCCACCGCAATGATCAATACGCAGGTGTGTACCGCCGCTGCGGCGCTGGCCTGGGTCTTGGTGGAGAAGATTCGTGACGGCAAGCCCACCACGTTGGGCATCGCGTCCGGTGCCATCTCTGGCGCAGTAGCGATTACCCCCAGCTGTGGCTTCGTCAATCCCATGGGTGCCCTACTCATCGGACTTGCTGCTGGTGCCATCTGCGCCTGGGCGGTCGGATGGAAGTACAAACTCGGCTACGACGACTCCCTTGATGTCCTGGGTGTCCACGGCATCGGTGGCCTGGTCGGCATGATCGGCATCGGCCTAGTTGCCACCACTGCAGTCAATGCCGACGGCGGCAACGGGCTGTTCGCAGGTGGCGGCTTCGAGCTGCTGAACAAGCAACTGATCGCCTCCTTCGCGACGATAGCCTACGTTTTCATCGTCACCTGGCTCATCGCCATGGTGGTGGACAAGGTGATCGGCTTTCGAGTTGATCCCGACGTGGAGATCAGTGGAATCGATCTCGATCAGCATGCGGAGTCCGGCTACGAGCTCACCGACACCACGTCCGGCGCTTTTGCTGGCGTGGGTCAAAGTGGGCTCAGCCACTACCAGCAGGAACATCCCGACACCCCCGGCGCAGAGGAGCAGCAGCGATGA
- a CDS encoding cryptochrome/photolyase family protein, which yields MSASTLWLFGDQLGDHFLPDDPGQEIVIIESAAVFRRRRYHRAKAQLILSAMRHRAVELGDRVRYIRADTYQDGLAQVSGPIQVRHPTSWAALRLVQKLSDRVEVMPAAGFVATQQEFQEWAAGRGKKRLLMEDFYRTARRRTGLLMDGDQPVAGRWNFDADNREPPPKGEQRLDLPEPAWPVEDDIDDEVRHDLQQWEAAGVSFAGTAGPRRFAATAIEAEAVLADFIEHRLGLFGRYEDAMMADDDWMAHSLLSAPLNLGLLDPLAVARQVEAAYVSGEAPLAAAEGFIRQVVGWRDYVWHLYWYLGEEYREGNYFGATKELPDWWQDLDADSVDAACLSDSLRKTRDFGWAHHIERLMVLGSWALQRGYDPLALNDWFRRNYVDGYDWVMVPNVVGMSQYADGGVMATKPYTSGGAYINRMSNHCRGCRYRPGNRLGEQACPFTAGYWDFLARNAEILAGNARLKQPLAGLRRLSDLVELREQEAARGDAAP from the coding sequence GTGTCGGCATCAACCTTGTGGCTCTTCGGGGATCAGTTGGGGGACCACTTCCTACCCGACGATCCGGGGCAAGAGATCGTCATCATCGAATCAGCTGCCGTATTTCGGCGCCGTCGCTATCACCGGGCCAAAGCCCAGTTGATCCTCAGCGCCATGCGCCACCGAGCGGTGGAACTTGGCGATCGGGTTCGTTACATCCGCGCCGACACCTATCAAGATGGCCTCGCCCAAGTGTCTGGTCCGATTCAAGTGCGTCACCCCACCTCATGGGCCGCACTGCGACTGGTGCAAAAGTTGAGCGATCGGGTGGAGGTAATGCCCGCTGCCGGGTTCGTTGCAACCCAGCAAGAGTTTCAAGAGTGGGCAGCAGGTCGCGGTAAGAAAAGACTGCTGATGGAGGACTTCTACCGCACGGCTCGGCGGCGGACTGGACTGCTAATGGATGGCGACCAACCAGTGGCAGGTCGATGGAATTTTGATGCCGATAATCGAGAGCCTCCGCCCAAAGGGGAGCAGCGGTTGGATTTGCCTGAACCAGCATGGCCAGTCGAAGACGATATCGATGACGAAGTACGCCACGACCTGCAGCAGTGGGAAGCGGCTGGGGTGTCCTTTGCGGGCACGGCAGGTCCGCGCAGGTTCGCCGCCACTGCCATTGAAGCCGAAGCAGTGCTCGCAGACTTCATCGAACATCGCCTAGGTCTGTTCGGCCGTTACGAAGACGCCATGATGGCTGACGACGACTGGATGGCGCACTCACTGTTGTCGGCACCGTTGAATCTGGGGCTATTGGATCCGCTGGCGGTGGCTCGACAAGTGGAAGCCGCCTATGTGTCGGGTGAGGCGCCGTTGGCGGCGGCGGAGGGATTTATCCGACAAGTCGTGGGTTGGCGGGATTACGTCTGGCATCTGTACTGGTATCTCGGCGAGGAGTACCGAGAGGGAAACTACTTCGGCGCCACGAAGGAGTTGCCGGACTGGTGGCAAGACTTGGATGCTGACTCCGTCGATGCGGCTTGTCTGTCCGACTCGTTGCGAAAGACCCGTGACTTTGGTTGGGCGCACCACATTGAGCGGCTGATGGTGCTGGGGAGTTGGGCACTTCAGCGTGGCTACGATCCGCTGGCGCTCAACGATTGGTTTCGGCGCAACTATGTCGATGGTTATGACTGGGTCATGGTTCCCAATGTGGTGGGCATGTCGCAGTACGCCGACGGCGGAGTCATGGCCACCAAGCCCTATACCTCGGGTGGGGCTTATATCAACCGGATGAGTAATCACTGTCGTGGTTGTCGCTATCGGCCTGGCAATCGACTGGGGGAGCAGGCGTGTCCCTTTACTGCTGGCTACTGGGATTTTCTGGCTCGCAATGCGGAAATTCTGGCGGGTAATGCTCGACTGAAACAGCCATTGGCCGGCTTGCGCCGATTGAGTGATCTGGTTGAGCTGCGTGAGCAAGAAGCTGCTCGCGGTGACGCTGCGCCGTAG
- a CDS encoding SRPBCC family protein, with protein MSVKDSKSVTVNASAADVLAKLGDVDNQDTWFPGCIESEVLETDDQGRVKRARLINDAKVTKDEFQLDYTHTDDGMAWTLVEPTKVQKSQAGSWTVVDKGGKSECTLELEIDTSMPLPGFIQKKTLKDTLKNATKALGEQF; from the coding sequence ATGAGCGTTAAAGACTCCAAATCAGTAACTGTCAATGCATCAGCCGCGGACGTACTCGCCAAACTGGGGGACGTCGACAATCAGGACACCTGGTTCCCCGGCTGTATCGAGAGCGAAGTCCTCGAGACCGATGATCAGGGTCGCGTGAAGCGGGCCCGGCTCATCAACGATGCCAAGGTCACCAAGGACGAGTTCCAGCTCGACTACACCCACACCGACGACGGCATGGCGTGGACTCTCGTTGAGCCGACCAAGGTGCAAAAAAGCCAGGCCGGTTCCTGGACAGTCGTGGACAAGGGTGGCAAGTCCGAGTGCACGCTGGAACTGGAAATCGACACCAGCATGCCGCTGCCCGGCTTCATTCAGAAGAAGACGTTGAAAGACACCCTGAAGAACGCCACAAAGGCCCTCGGCGAACAGTTCTGA
- a CDS encoding acyl-CoA dehydrogenase family protein yields the protein MDPASLYNIDAVLSEQERQAREAAQTFVSEFIRPDVASWYDSGNPPVRDLAKQLGSRGILGMHLTGYGCAGATATEYGLSCLELEAGDSGIRSLVSVQGSLAMHAIHAYGAESLRQQWLPGLAAGNLIGSFALTEPDVGSNPAEMRTAARQDGSDWVLTGEKAWVTNGPVADVIVVWANSPDGVRGFAVPASTTGVELVDVPGKMSLRASATAHLRLTNVRVPADALLDVVGLRGPLSCLNEARFGIVFGALGAARDCLQSALDYSLTRKQFDKPIAGFQLTQQKLADMAVALGNGMLLAVHLGGLKEQGALRPQQISAGKLNSARTALDIARKSRTILGANGVTAAHPVMRHANNLESVVTYEGTAEMHTLVVGQALTGIAAFE from the coding sequence ATCGATCCTGCATCGCTTTACAACATTGACGCGGTGCTGTCCGAGCAAGAACGCCAAGCGCGGGAAGCAGCTCAGACATTCGTCTCCGAGTTCATCCGGCCAGACGTCGCCTCCTGGTATGACAGCGGTAACCCACCAGTACGAGACCTCGCCAAGCAACTTGGGTCGCGCGGCATATTGGGGATGCACCTCACCGGCTACGGTTGCGCCGGCGCTACTGCCACCGAATACGGACTCTCCTGTCTGGAGTTAGAAGCGGGTGACTCTGGAATCCGATCCCTGGTCAGCGTCCAGGGTTCACTGGCTATGCATGCTATTCACGCTTACGGTGCCGAAAGTTTGCGCCAACAGTGGCTGCCCGGTTTGGCCGCTGGCAATCTGATTGGGTCGTTTGCGCTGACAGAGCCTGACGTGGGGTCCAACCCGGCGGAGATGCGGACCGCCGCGCGACAGGACGGCAGCGACTGGGTGTTGACAGGCGAAAAAGCCTGGGTAACGAACGGACCAGTTGCCGACGTGATCGTCGTCTGGGCCAATAGTCCCGACGGCGTGCGGGGCTTCGCCGTCCCCGCTTCGACGACAGGAGTTGAACTCGTTGATGTTCCGGGGAAAATGTCGCTGCGGGCCTCCGCCACAGCGCACCTTCGCCTCACGAATGTGCGAGTGCCTGCGGACGCGCTGCTCGACGTTGTTGGGCTGCGTGGGCCGCTGTCGTGCCTGAATGAGGCGCGGTTCGGAATCGTCTTCGGTGCGCTAGGCGCGGCTCGGGATTGTCTGCAATCTGCGCTGGACTATTCACTCACCCGAAAACAGTTCGATAAGCCGATCGCCGGCTTTCAGTTGACCCAACAGAAGTTGGCCGACATGGCTGTAGCCCTGGGTAACGGCATGCTGCTGGCAGTGCACTTGGGGGGACTCAAGGAGCAGGGGGCGTTACGACCGCAGCAGATCAGCGCTGGCAAGTTGAACAGTGCCCGGACTGCCCTCGACATAGCGCGCAAGTCTCGAACCATTTTGGGAGCCAATGGCGTGACCGCAGCTCACCCGGTAATGCGCCATGCGAACAACTTGGAATCGGTGGTCACCTACGAGGGCACTGCGGAGATGCACACCCTCGTAGTGGGGCAGGCATTGACCGGAATTGCGGCATTTGAGTAG